Proteins encoded in a region of the Polyangiaceae bacterium genome:
- a CDS encoding SAM-dependent methyltransferase, producing MREGRRSSTSDWVAALRALYTPGPTGLPSVGDEAARSLLPTPLRLAVSAAHAHPLVTRATHALLGHASLGLSIGVPLRTLVIDDFVRESATHVRQLVIVGAGLDARAYRMDELAQLRVFELDHPATQAFKRERTRALSSRARELTLAAIDFERQSLDAVLRHHDFDANAPSLWIWEGVTMYLDPAAVDATLEAIARVSAPGSRLAVTYLPRNFSDPVSRRLSRLGARVIGEAVRASYEPEEFGSLLLRHGFRVLTDDTTEDWASRWPASQRHRVRNWERLARAERV from the coding sequence ATGCGCGAAGGCCGCCGTAGCTCCACCAGCGATTGGGTTGCGGCGCTCCGCGCGCTTTACACGCCGGGTCCTACGGGGCTGCCCTCGGTCGGCGACGAAGCCGCTCGCTCACTCTTGCCGACGCCGCTGCGCTTGGCCGTCAGCGCAGCGCACGCCCATCCCCTCGTTACGCGCGCCACGCACGCACTCCTTGGCCACGCGTCCTTGGGACTCTCCATCGGCGTGCCGCTGCGCACCCTCGTCATCGACGACTTCGTGCGCGAGTCGGCCACTCACGTGCGCCAGCTCGTGATCGTCGGCGCGGGTCTCGATGCGCGCGCGTATCGCATGGACGAGCTGGCGCAGCTTCGCGTCTTCGAACTCGACCACCCCGCCACCCAAGCCTTCAAGCGCGAGCGCACGCGCGCGCTGTCTTCGCGCGCACGCGAGCTGACCCTCGCCGCCATCGACTTCGAGCGACAGTCCCTCGACGCCGTGCTGCGCCACCACGACTTCGACGCAAACGCGCCCAGCCTGTGGATCTGGGAAGGCGTCACCATGTACCTCGACCCCGCCGCCGTCGACGCAACCCTCGAAGCCATCGCTCGCGTCAGCGCGCCCGGCAGTCGACTCGCCGTCACCTACTTGCCGCGAAACTTCTCGGACCCGGTCTCCCGCCGCCTGAGTCGCCTCGGCGCGCGCGTCATCGGCGAGGCCGTGCGCGCCAGCTACGAGCCCGAGGAGTTCGGCTCCTTGCTGCTGCGGCATGGCTTCCGCGTGCTCACCGACGACACCACCGAAGACTGGGCCAGCCGCTGGCCCGCGTCCCAGCGCCACCGCGTCCGCAATTGGGAGCGCCTGGCGCGAGCCGAGCGGGTCTAG
- a CDS encoding nucleotidyltransferase domain-containing protein yields MTASAIDQAGHGAGPDGVAARLSQYFAGAGGDFAAVYLFGSTARGDDKAGSDIDLAVVCHAQPTPPVARLHAEVAGALERLFERPVEIVDLETAPVDLVHRILSDGILVHESDPSKRVAVETRRRAEYFDLLPILKEYRRARDVS; encoded by the coding sequence ATGACCGCTTCCGCCATCGACCAAGCAGGCCACGGCGCCGGCCCCGACGGCGTGGCGGCGCGGCTGAGCCAGTACTTCGCGGGCGCCGGCGGCGACTTTGCCGCGGTGTATCTGTTCGGGAGCACGGCGAGGGGCGACGACAAAGCGGGCAGCGACATCGATCTGGCGGTCGTTTGCCATGCGCAGCCGACGCCGCCGGTCGCGCGCCTGCACGCAGAGGTGGCCGGCGCTCTCGAGCGCTTGTTCGAACGGCCGGTGGAGATCGTAGACCTAGAGACGGCTCCAGTAGACCTCGTCCATCGAATCTTGTCCGACGGGATCTTGGTGCACGAGAGCGATCCTTCGAAGCGAGTGGCCGTGGAGACACGGCGCCGGGCCGAGTACTTCGACTTGCTGCCGATCTTGAAGGAGTATCGGCGCGCGCGAGACGTTTCGTGA
- a CDS encoding tyrosine-type recombinase/integrase, with product MRRRSPIRQVKRGDTTRLVIDFFYLDEHGKRQRFRRDASVQTMTAARAEAQRLMELAARTGSPFASTKEAPTLASFVETTYRPLFMPQLRPGTRSRYEGLFQTGLLAAFGKLRLDQIHYKVVLAFANELRARPRVRPLRGKRRGIQPRGHVNLLKSVLRAAVQAGELSDMPKLPSFAMPKKLPAAPDQGHVAALLDGAPGWLRLAVALQSLAGLRQGEVRALQVGDLDLEQRLLFVRRTFSDDTLVPPKGGAERVVPLIPELVELLRQAIRGRPATAFVVVDEEGSVIKRQTVLARLKALQKKAGLRDWGSHSLRHFFCSELLRRGASLEAARVLLGHSGVKTTQLYAHATRQDLHDAVGRLRPPARTGTDR from the coding sequence ATGAGACGTCGATCGCCCATTCGGCAGGTGAAACGCGGGGACACCACCCGCCTGGTCATTGACTTTTTCTATCTCGACGAACACGGCAAGCGACAGCGCTTTCGCCGCGACGCGAGCGTCCAAACCATGACGGCGGCTCGCGCCGAGGCGCAGCGGCTGATGGAGCTGGCGGCGCGGACGGGGTCGCCCTTCGCGTCGACCAAGGAAGCGCCGACCTTAGCGAGCTTCGTGGAGACGACCTACCGGCCCTTGTTCATGCCCCAGCTTCGGCCGGGGACGCGGAGCCGGTACGAAGGCCTGTTCCAGACCGGGCTGCTCGCGGCCTTCGGCAAGCTCAGGCTCGACCAAATCCACTACAAGGTCGTGCTCGCCTTCGCCAACGAGCTTCGGGCTCGCCCGCGGGTGAGACCGCTTCGAGGGAAGCGGCGGGGCATCCAGCCGCGCGGGCACGTCAACTTGCTCAAGAGCGTGCTCCGGGCGGCGGTGCAAGCCGGCGAGCTCTCCGACATGCCCAAGCTCCCGAGCTTTGCCATGCCCAAGAAGCTCCCGGCGGCGCCGGATCAAGGGCACGTGGCGGCGCTGCTCGATGGGGCGCCGGGCTGGCTGCGGCTGGCCGTCGCGCTCCAATCCTTGGCGGGCCTCCGGCAAGGGGAGGTGAGGGCGCTGCAAGTGGGCGATCTCGACCTCGAGCAGCGGCTGCTCTTCGTGCGCCGGACCTTCAGCGACGACACCCTCGTCCCGCCCAAGGGCGGCGCCGAGCGGGTCGTGCCGCTGATCCCGGAGCTCGTGGAGTTGCTGCGGCAGGCGATCCGCGGCCGGCCAGCCACCGCCTTCGTGGTGGTGGACGAGGAGGGCAGCGTGATCAAGCGGCAGACGGTGTTGGCGCGGCTGAAGGCGTTGCAGAAGAAAGCCGGGCTACGGGACTGGGGCTCCCACTCCCTGCGCCACTTCTTCTGCAGCGAGCTGCTGCGCCGCGGTGCCAGCCTGGAGGCAGCGCGGGTCCTGCTGGGCCACTCGGGCGTGAAGACCACCCAGCTCTACGCCCACGCGACGCGGCAGGATCTGCACGACGCCGTTGGTCGCCTCCGGCCACCGGCGCGCACCGGCACCGACCGGTAA
- a CDS encoding helix-turn-helix domain-containing protein: MEDRWLSVDEIAEYLGVSKDTVYSWVTAKGMPGHKVGRFWKFKREDVDEWIRAGGAASSSDELAREESKKSG, translated from the coding sequence ATGGAAGACCGCTGGCTATCAGTCGACGAAATCGCCGAGTATCTGGGCGTCTCCAAAGACACCGTTTACTCGTGGGTGACCGCGAAGGGGATGCCCGGCCACAAGGTGGGCCGCTTCTGGAAGTTCAAGCGGGAGGACGTCGACGAGTGGATCCGCGCTGGCGGCGCAGCGTCCTCTTCGGACGAGCTAGCACGAGAGGAGTCGAAGAAGAGTGGCTAA
- a CDS encoding N-6 DNA methylase: protein MAKAAKKHALGEVTSLEEGKILDYITGSPLKDSAKEQVRQRIARALFHEYGISLDDMEPDFKLKVDGRNTKIDIAIFEHEAGHSADAIRRIVICQKEPTNGRKSAYKMRDHEQAQKEFGLLHAAMTEASNCRYGLWTNGLEFFFFEKEKTRFDVKFKPIGDWPLSEESIGTRDLVSTARMRRASAEMLRTAFRRCHNFIHGNEGMPKDAAFWQFLYLIFAKMHDEKRERDQMPRFWAGPTEQFDTKGRKAIRARIEPLFDEVKRKHASIFRGNEEITLSDRALAFMVSELAKYDFGRTDVDAKGTAYQEIVGANLRGDRGQYFTPRGAIKLIVEMLDPKPDERVLDPACGTGGFLISTLDYLNKRFHDEAKVEVGVESTEEFLSLRDRLAHFAKTGLFGADFDPFLVRAAQMNIVMASNAEARLFNMNSLEFPAGHLTGVKDAKKYADLGTMDVVLTNPPFGSDIPVTDPNILQKFDLAHVWERTEDGAFKNSGRLHGSVSPEVLFIERCVEWLRPGGRMGIVLPDGILGNPGDEYIRSWILRHCWVLASVDLPVEVFIVEANVNILTSLLFLKKKSQHEVQAADLGADNDYPVFMAVAEKVGYDRRGNTLYERSPDGEEIVVEEPETESIRINGRVVTRTFTRRKKVVDNDLPKIGKAYAEFRRKNREPGS from the coding sequence GTGGCTAAGGCGGCCAAGAAGCACGCTCTCGGCGAGGTCACCTCCCTCGAGGAGGGCAAAATCCTCGACTACATCACGGGCAGCCCGCTGAAGGACAGCGCGAAGGAGCAGGTGCGCCAGCGCATCGCTCGCGCGCTCTTCCACGAGTACGGCATCTCACTTGATGACATGGAACCGGACTTCAAGCTCAAGGTCGACGGCCGTAACACGAAGATCGACATCGCCATCTTCGAGCACGAAGCGGGTCATTCAGCGGACGCAATTCGGCGCATCGTCATCTGCCAGAAGGAACCGACCAACGGGAGGAAGTCCGCGTACAAGATGCGGGACCACGAGCAAGCCCAGAAGGAGTTCGGGCTCCTTCACGCAGCGATGACGGAGGCTTCGAACTGCCGCTACGGCCTTTGGACGAACGGGTTGGAGTTCTTCTTCTTCGAGAAGGAGAAAACACGCTTCGACGTGAAGTTCAAGCCGATTGGGGACTGGCCTCTCTCCGAGGAGTCGATCGGGACCCGAGACCTGGTCTCGACAGCCCGGATGCGTCGTGCTTCGGCCGAGATGCTGCGCACCGCCTTTCGCCGTTGCCATAACTTCATTCACGGCAACGAAGGGATGCCAAAGGATGCGGCGTTCTGGCAGTTCCTCTATCTCATCTTCGCCAAGATGCACGATGAGAAACGAGAACGCGATCAAATGCCCCGCTTCTGGGCTGGTCCGACCGAGCAGTTCGACACGAAGGGTCGCAAGGCGATCCGGGCTCGAATTGAGCCGCTGTTCGACGAGGTGAAGCGCAAACACGCGTCGATCTTCCGTGGCAACGAAGAGATCACGCTCTCGGACCGAGCCCTCGCGTTCATGGTATCCGAGCTCGCCAAGTACGACTTCGGTCGTACCGACGTGGACGCCAAAGGAACGGCGTATCAGGAGATCGTCGGCGCGAACTTACGGGGTGACCGGGGTCAGTACTTCACCCCCCGCGGCGCGATCAAGCTGATCGTCGAGATGCTCGACCCGAAACCCGACGAGCGCGTCCTCGACCCAGCTTGCGGCACCGGTGGTTTCCTCATTTCTACGTTGGACTACTTGAACAAGCGGTTCCACGACGAAGCGAAAGTGGAAGTCGGGGTCGAGTCGACCGAGGAGTTCCTGTCATTGCGAGATCGTCTGGCGCACTTCGCCAAGACGGGATTGTTCGGCGCCGACTTCGATCCCTTCCTCGTGCGCGCCGCCCAGATGAACATCGTCATGGCGTCGAATGCGGAGGCGCGGTTGTTCAACATGAACTCCCTCGAGTTCCCGGCGGGCCATCTCACTGGCGTGAAGGACGCGAAAAAGTACGCCGACCTGGGGACGATGGACGTGGTCCTGACCAATCCTCCGTTCGGCTCGGATATCCCGGTCACTGACCCGAACATCCTTCAGAAGTTCGACCTCGCCCATGTGTGGGAACGGACCGAGGACGGCGCCTTCAAGAACTCCGGCCGACTGCACGGCAGCGTGTCACCAGAGGTCCTGTTCATCGAGCGGTGCGTGGAGTGGCTCAGGCCCGGCGGCCGGATGGGCATCGTTCTGCCGGACGGCATCCTCGGAAACCCAGGCGACGAGTACATTCGCTCATGGATTCTACGCCACTGCTGGGTGCTGGCGAGCGTCGACCTTCCCGTCGAGGTGTTCATCGTAGAGGCCAACGTCAACATCCTCACCAGCCTTCTTTTTCTCAAGAAGAAGTCTCAACACGAGGTCCAGGCCGCCGACCTCGGGGCCGACAACGACTACCCGGTGTTCATGGCAGTGGCCGAGAAGGTCGGTTACGACCGCCGCGGCAATACGCTTTACGAGCGAAGCCCCGACGGTGAGGAGATCGTCGTCGAGGAGCCCGAGACAGAGAGCATCAGGATCAATGGCCGTGTGGTGACACGCACATTCACTCGGAGGAAGAAGGTCGTGGACAACGATCTGCCGAAGATCGGCAAGGCGTATGCGGAGTTTCGGCGGAAAAATCGGGAGCCGGGATCATGA
- a CDS encoding AAA family ATPase, producing the protein MITRIEATNYRCFEQLDVDLGRFGVVVGANGSGKTTLLDIPVLLGDLIEAANISMAFLNASQPRGARAGSLLELVHKERGDWFIFAVEAQLPERVVRDLLEGATDTVKQHEDRWPKYVRYELRLQVFNKRALQVQNEYFFTFSEQHQPPRNGARLHGEIDPKREWHFAIRREYGGEAEFRIETKPKAKVRGTFLDPDILALPKVRFETKTEYPAARWLVEALTDEAVFFDPVWSDLRTASKPGLPDRVTADGLNLPWLAMAMRNDLPEHFDAWKEHVRIALPQVTNIEVIEREEDHHAYFRLTYNDSYAVTSSGLSDGTLRVLALTLLPYLASPPKLLVVEEPENGIHPRAIETVLEGLSSIDDSQVLVSSHSPVVVANVKLEDLLAARLRRDGAATVIPGPDHPRLADWKGSIDLGTLFAAGVLG; encoded by the coding sequence ATGATCACTCGCATAGAAGCAACGAACTACCGGTGCTTCGAACAGCTCGACGTGGACTTGGGTCGCTTCGGAGTTGTCGTCGGCGCCAACGGTTCGGGAAAGACGACCCTCTTAGACATTCCCGTTCTGCTTGGAGACCTAATTGAAGCAGCCAACATCTCGATGGCGTTCCTCAACGCTTCCCAGCCGCGAGGAGCGCGGGCTGGCTCGCTGCTCGAACTCGTCCACAAGGAGCGCGGGGACTGGTTCATCTTTGCGGTTGAAGCTCAACTCCCTGAGCGCGTCGTTCGGGACCTGCTCGAGGGCGCAACCGACACCGTCAAGCAGCACGAAGACCGTTGGCCGAAATACGTCCGCTACGAGCTTCGCCTGCAGGTTTTCAACAAGCGTGCACTGCAGGTGCAGAACGAATACTTCTTCACGTTCTCGGAGCAACATCAGCCGCCTCGGAACGGCGCGCGCCTTCACGGGGAGATCGATCCCAAGCGCGAGTGGCATTTCGCGATTCGACGCGAGTACGGAGGGGAGGCGGAGTTCCGCATCGAGACCAAACCGAAGGCGAAAGTGCGTGGGACGTTTCTTGACCCGGACATCCTCGCGCTCCCCAAGGTCCGCTTCGAGACCAAGACGGAATACCCAGCCGCTCGCTGGCTAGTCGAGGCCTTGACCGACGAGGCGGTGTTCTTCGATCCCGTATGGAGCGACCTCCGCACGGCGAGCAAGCCAGGTTTGCCTGACCGCGTGACGGCCGATGGGCTCAATCTCCCGTGGCTTGCGATGGCAATGAGGAACGACCTGCCCGAGCACTTCGACGCGTGGAAGGAGCACGTCCGAATCGCCCTGCCTCAGGTCACCAACATCGAGGTGATTGAGCGCGAAGAGGACCACCACGCCTATTTCCGGCTGACCTACAATGACAGCTACGCGGTCACATCATCCGGCCTGTCCGACGGCACGCTGCGGGTGTTGGCCTTGACCCTGCTGCCATACCTGGCGTCGCCACCAAAGCTCCTGGTCGTCGAGGAGCCAGAGAACGGCATCCACCCGCGCGCGATCGAGACCGTCCTCGAAGGACTCTCGTCGATAGACGACAGTCAGGTGTTGGTCTCGTCCCATTCCCCGGTCGTGGTCGCGAACGTGAAGCTCGAAGATCTGCTCGCTGCGCGGCTTCGCCGAGATGGAGCCGCAACAGTCATCCCAGGCCCCGACCATCCCCGCCTCGCAGACTGGAAGGGCTCGATCGACCTCGGAACCCTGTTCGCAGCGGGTGTGTTGGGATGA
- a CDS encoding protein kinase, whose protein sequence is MAKVIPIGEPVNEAERLAIAHLRDHLPDSYLVLHNFEVIRHGEYFEVDLAVVAPHAVYLVDVKGTRGLIDVYGPKWYPDGRQPYTSPLLKLRGHARSIKGVITESQPGRRDLEGIFVEGVVLLTAPDAVLQDPGGRDAPNVTTLKKSAAFFQNTSRVSGRFSKNIASMHNMVLKALQGVARPKSAPLRFGSWEVTERLGATNQYTEYRAVNGFAGKRAGSVLLRAYQADPYLPDAERDAQRTRISNAYAALSRMPGHPGIVGARDFFPTESEDRYILVTEDVPGQALRLHIDKPNLALTLDQKLRIAGDLLDALDHAHKHGVIHRNVNPSTVLVGSDGRVRLTGFDFARAGTDRSRTIAQEIIDELEPAYLAPEMIGEASAASPGSDIFSAGLVFYELFVGERPFPGATEVFDQGAKFAAKPSELRSELPAGFDEWLQRLCSFDPDKRPSAAWAVAELATILHPSDAAASEGADEPEATPEPEAEPELSAIDYSKLEAGVSLTHKYVVEKRLGKPGAFGVVYKVIDTLGDVSRAMKLILRDRHSTLERLKKEYRALLRTPEHPNVVKVIDADLLPSGGPPFIVFEFVEGLDVGEMIDSALFSPEDAVELARQVAAGLSHLHQHGVYHCDIKPRNLLWTDRGAKIIDFNVSVLSESGNGHGGGSRRYLPPDLDFASVPQSAGLADRDLYALGLTLFEAVTGRYPWETAVPPAGKMPRDPREWSGFGDLAPELVEVMLKAIAPKRAYRYASTGELISALEGVKKARRSLPPTAESTSSVIGSGGGDGDMPPNTNPFVSHLLTLYSQSRRSNAGTRGLDVLGEQTYVETALDRDLVPAVLAGEFRLVVISGNAGDGKTAFLQKLETRAQDEGAVMDRSVSNGCRFEFKGRTYQSNYDGSQDEGDQTSDAVLRAFLEPFAGNDAAAWPSDQVRLIAINEGRLVDFLSTEEATFPLLAKVVSEGLVAGEPDHGVAVINLNLRSVVTDPLGYEGDPKGGDESILARLVRRMTHENFWEPCQRCDLRDKCYAFHNARTFQDETAGPKVTERLKSLYTLTHLRGRLHITLRDLRSALAFMLAGTRDCGEIHELYRSGERDEIAQAFYFNSWMGGAAPNADRLLSLLREVDVGLASDPKLDRSLDFVSPTADHSLFRFGERGAYDREVLRRLFEDLPREFSGKLSVHRTNAHQAYVAMARRRAFFERRDASWKRMLPYQTGEDMLALVKGERTPAGVLPELLHAINRGEGLSDPERLGGSLALQVREVPGGTIRSYRLYPRDRFSLEVRDGAARARFVEHMPDSLALRYRAESGNDAELPINLDVFEMLQRLNEGYRPSIEEEQGYYLSLAVFKNVLGSAPYQEVLLTTSGHDFFKIQRHGDGRLDMDRVSTGVG, encoded by the coding sequence ATGGCAAAGGTCATCCCCATCGGTGAGCCCGTGAACGAGGCCGAGCGCCTCGCCATCGCCCACCTGCGGGATCACCTGCCCGACAGCTACCTGGTGCTGCACAACTTCGAGGTCATTCGCCACGGCGAATACTTCGAAGTGGATCTCGCGGTCGTCGCACCGCATGCGGTCTACCTCGTCGACGTCAAGGGCACGCGCGGCCTCATCGATGTCTACGGACCAAAGTGGTACCCCGATGGGCGCCAGCCCTACACGTCGCCGCTGCTGAAGCTTCGCGGACACGCCCGCAGCATCAAAGGCGTTATCACGGAGAGCCAGCCGGGCCGGCGCGACCTCGAGGGCATCTTTGTCGAAGGCGTCGTCCTGCTCACCGCCCCGGATGCTGTGCTGCAGGATCCGGGCGGCCGCGATGCGCCGAACGTGACCACGCTGAAGAAGAGCGCCGCGTTCTTCCAGAACACCTCCCGGGTCTCCGGGCGCTTCTCGAAGAACATCGCCTCGATGCACAACATGGTGCTCAAGGCGCTGCAGGGCGTAGCACGACCCAAGAGCGCCCCCCTGCGGTTCGGGAGCTGGGAGGTTACCGAGCGTCTCGGCGCGACGAACCAGTACACCGAGTACCGAGCCGTCAATGGCTTTGCCGGCAAGCGAGCTGGCAGCGTTCTGCTGCGCGCCTATCAGGCTGATCCCTACCTCCCGGACGCTGAGCGCGACGCTCAGCGCACGCGCATCTCGAACGCCTACGCAGCCCTGAGCCGCATGCCCGGGCACCCGGGCATCGTCGGGGCGCGCGACTTCTTCCCGACCGAGTCCGAGGACCGCTACATCCTGGTGACGGAGGACGTTCCCGGGCAGGCCCTTCGGCTCCATATCGACAAGCCGAACCTCGCGCTCACGCTGGATCAGAAGCTCCGCATCGCCGGGGACCTACTCGACGCCCTGGACCACGCGCACAAGCACGGCGTCATTCACCGCAACGTCAACCCGAGCACCGTGCTCGTAGGCAGCGATGGGCGGGTCCGCCTGACTGGGTTCGACTTTGCCCGCGCAGGCACTGATCGCAGTCGCACCATTGCGCAGGAGATCATCGACGAGCTCGAGCCCGCGTACCTCGCGCCCGAGATGATCGGCGAGGCGAGCGCAGCATCGCCCGGCTCGGACATCTTCAGCGCTGGTCTCGTCTTCTACGAGCTATTCGTCGGCGAGCGACCGTTCCCCGGCGCTACCGAAGTCTTTGACCAAGGTGCCAAGTTCGCGGCCAAGCCCTCGGAGCTTCGCAGCGAGCTTCCGGCAGGCTTCGACGAGTGGCTGCAGCGGCTCTGCTCCTTCGATCCCGACAAGCGACCGTCGGCGGCCTGGGCCGTTGCAGAGCTCGCGACCATCCTCCATCCGAGTGATGCGGCAGCGTCGGAAGGAGCGGATGAACCCGAGGCAACGCCGGAACCGGAGGCGGAACCAGAGCTGTCGGCCATCGACTACAGCAAGCTCGAGGCGGGGGTCTCGCTGACCCACAAGTACGTCGTCGAGAAGCGGCTCGGCAAGCCGGGCGCGTTCGGTGTCGTGTACAAGGTGATCGACACTCTTGGTGATGTGTCGCGCGCGATGAAGCTCATCCTGCGCGACCGCCACAGCACCCTCGAACGGCTCAAGAAGGAGTACCGAGCGCTCCTCCGGACGCCGGAGCACCCCAACGTCGTCAAGGTCATCGACGCAGACCTGCTTCCCAGTGGGGGTCCCCCCTTCATCGTCTTCGAGTTCGTCGAGGGACTCGACGTCGGGGAGATGATCGACTCCGCTCTGTTCTCTCCGGAGGACGCCGTCGAGCTCGCCCGCCAGGTGGCAGCCGGGCTGTCGCATCTCCATCAGCACGGCGTCTACCACTGCGACATCAAGCCCCGGAACCTGCTGTGGACGGACCGCGGGGCGAAGATCATCGACTTCAACGTCTCCGTCCTGTCGGAGTCGGGCAACGGGCACGGCGGCGGCTCGCGGCGCTACCTACCACCGGACCTCGATTTCGCGTCCGTCCCGCAGTCGGCCGGCCTCGCTGACCGAGACCTGTACGCCCTCGGCCTCACGTTGTTTGAAGCGGTCACGGGCCGATACCCGTGGGAGACGGCGGTGCCACCGGCAGGCAAGATGCCGCGCGATCCCCGCGAGTGGTCGGGCTTTGGCGATCTCGCTCCGGAGCTGGTGGAGGTCATGCTCAAGGCCATCGCGCCCAAGCGGGCATACCGCTATGCATCCACCGGCGAGCTGATCAGCGCGCTGGAAGGCGTGAAGAAGGCCCGTCGGTCGCTGCCCCCTACGGCTGAGTCAACCTCGTCTGTCATTGGCAGCGGTGGTGGCGACGGCGACATGCCGCCGAACACGAACCCCTTCGTGTCGCACCTGCTCACGCTCTACAGTCAGAGCCGACGCAGCAATGCCGGCACCCGCGGCCTCGACGTTCTAGGCGAACAGACCTACGTCGAGACCGCCCTCGACCGAGACCTGGTGCCTGCGGTGCTCGCGGGCGAGTTCCGCCTGGTCGTCATCTCCGGGAACGCCGGAGACGGCAAGACGGCCTTCCTCCAGAAGCTCGAAACCCGGGCTCAAGACGAGGGCGCGGTCATGGACCGGTCCGTCAGCAACGGCTGCCGGTTCGAGTTCAAGGGGCGCACCTACCAGAGCAACTACGACGGCAGCCAGGACGAGGGCGACCAGACGAGCGACGCGGTGCTCCGTGCCTTCCTCGAGCCCTTCGCCGGGAACGACGCAGCTGCGTGGCCGAGTGACCAGGTCCGACTCATCGCCATCAACGAAGGACGCCTGGTCGATTTCCTCAGCACCGAGGAGGCGACGTTCCCACTGCTCGCCAAGGTCGTCTCGGAGGGACTCGTTGCCGGCGAGCCCGACCACGGGGTCGCGGTGATCAACTTGAACCTGCGCAGCGTGGTCACCGACCCGCTCGGCTACGAAGGCGATCCCAAGGGCGGCGATGAGTCCATCTTGGCGCGCCTCGTGCGGCGGATGACCCACGAGAATTTCTGGGAGCCGTGCCAGCGCTGCGACCTACGCGACAAGTGCTACGCGTTCCACAACGCCCGCACGTTCCAGGACGAGACCGCGGGTCCGAAGGTAACGGAGCGACTCAAGTCGCTCTACACCCTGACCCACCTCCGCGGCCGTCTTCACATCACGCTGCGTGACCTCCGCTCCGCACTGGCGTTCATGCTTGCGGGCACGCGGGATTGCGGCGAGATCCACGAGCTCTATCGAAGCGGCGAGCGCGATGAGATCGCGCAGGCCTTCTACTTCAACAGCTGGATGGGCGGCGCGGCTCCTAACGCTGACCGGCTGCTTTCGCTACTTCGCGAGGTCGACGTCGGTCTGGCGTCAGATCCGAAGCTCGACCGCTCCCTCGACTTCGTGTCGCCCACCGCCGACCACAGCCTGTTCCGCTTCGGCGAGCGCGGGGCATACGACCGTGAAGTGCTGCGGCGCCTTTTCGAGGATTTGCCGCGCGAGTTCAGCGGCAAGCTGAGTGTCCATCGCACCAACGCCCATCAGGCGTACGTCGCCATGGCGCGGCGGCGGGCGTTCTTCGAGCGTCGCGATGCGAGTTGGAAGCGGATGCTGCCCTACCAGACCGGCGAGGACATGCTCGCGCTGGTCAAAGGCGAGCGCACGCCGGCCGGTGTTCTCCCCGAGCTGCTCCACGCCATCAACCGGGGTGAAGGGCTGAGCGACCCCGAACGTCTTGGTGGCAGCCTTGCTCTGCAGGTGCGCGAGGTGCCGGGCGGCACCATTCGCAGTTACCGGCTCTACCCGCGCGACCGTTTCTCCTTGGAGGTCCGAGATGGAGCCGCTCGGGCTCGGTTCGTCGAGCACATGCCGGACAGCCTCGCGCTGCGCTACCGCGCCGAGTCTGGCAACGATGCAGAGCTTCCGATCAACCTCGACGTCTTCGAGATGCTCCAACGCCTGAACGAGGGCTACCGGCCGAGCATCGAGGAGGAGCAGGGCTACTACCTGAGTCTGGCCGTCTTCAAGAACGTGCTCGGCTCCGCGCCCTACCAGGAGGTGTTGCTCACCACCAGCGGGCACGACTTCTTCAAGATCCAACGGCACGGCGACGGCCGCCTCGACATGGACCGCGTTTCGACGGGGGTGGGGTGA